The proteins below are encoded in one region of Aphelocoma coerulescens isolate FSJ_1873_10779 chromosome 4, UR_Acoe_1.0, whole genome shotgun sequence:
- the ASAH1 gene encoding acid ceramidase yields MTMAGRGRAPLPLLALALLALAQPAWAPDPYGEECRSKMYPPSGPTFKGNIPTYVINLDLPPSKRWDDLMRDKKTELKTVVQNIKDIANTFFPSGKVVDIVDNKIAHLTATLPYPFNEELQGIANSSGIPLGEIVIFNIFYEIFTVCTSIVAEDKTGKLYHARNLDFGLFLGWDVKNNSWTLTRELKPLVVLLDFQRNNKTVFKSTNFAGYIGMVSGVKPNLFTLTMNERFSLDGGYVGIFEWFLGRRDGMWMGFLTRTVLENATSYQDAKDRLAKTRLLAPAYFILGGKNSGEGCVITRSRTAALDIWDLDIKKGTWYVLETNYDRWKPPLVLDNRRGPAMKCLNQTTQENLSLPAIYDVLSTKPVLNKLTVCTTLMEVYNGHTETYLRECPDPCSPW; encoded by the exons ATGACCatggcgggccggggccgggcgccgctgccgctgctcgCCCTGGCGCTGCTCGCCCTGGCGCAGCCCGCCTGGGCGCCGGACCCG TATGGAGAAGAGTGCAGGAGTAAAATGTACCCTCCTTCAGGACCAAC GTTCAAAGGGAATATACCCACATATGTCATAAATCTTGATTTACCTCCCAGCAAAAGGTGGGATGACTTGATGCGTGACAAAAAGACAGAG CTGAAGACTGTGGTCCAGAATATTAAAGATATAGCAAATACCTTCTTCCCCAGTGGCAAAGTTGTTGACATAGTGGATAACAAAATA GCTCATCTGACTGCCACACTTCCTTATCCTTTCAATGAAGAACTCCAAGGGATTGCAAATTCATCTGGGATTCCTTTGG gggaaattgttatttttaacattttttatgAAATTTTTACTGTATGTACATCAATAGTGGCAGAAGATAAAACAG GGAAACTGTACCATGCCAGGAACTTGGATTTTGGACTGTTCCTAGG GTGGGATGTTAAAAATAATTCCTGGACGTTAACCCGGGAACTGAAGCCTTTGGTGGTACTCTTGGACTTTCAGAGAAACAACAAAACAGTGTTCAAGTCCACAAATTTCGCAGGATACATAGGCATGGTGTCTGGAGTCAAACCA AACTTGTTCACTCTGACAATGAATGAGCGTTTCAGTCTTGATGGTGGTTATGTGG GAATCTTCGAATGGTTTCTTGGTAGAAGAGATGGTATGTGGATGGGCTTTCTTACAAGAACAGTATTAGAGAATGCTACAAG TTACCAAGATGCAAAAGACAGACTGGCAAAAACAagactgctggctccagcttaCTTTATTCTGGGAGGAAAAAATTCTGGAGAAGGGTGTGTGATAACTCGATCCAGGACAGCTGCTCTGGATATCTGGGA ccttgatATCAAGAAGGGCACGTGGTACGTGTTAGAAACAAACTACGATCGCTGGAAGCCTCCACTGGTCCTGGATAATCGTAGAGGACCTGCAATGAAATGCCTGAACCAGACAACACAAGAG aatctCTCCCTACCAGCAATTTATGATGTTCTCTCCACAAAGCCTGTCCTCAATAAG CTGACTGTGTGCACAACGCTGATGGAGGTGTATAATGGCCATACAGAGACTTACCTGCGGGAATGCCCAGATCCCTGCAGTCCTTGGTAG